One window of the Rhizorhabdus dicambivorans genome contains the following:
- the ntrC gene encoding nitrogen regulation protein NR(I), translating to MTGGAGRVLVVDDDGAIRTVVREALRRAGHIVETAASVAEQRRLFASFDPQVLVTDVMLPDGNGLDIIPEMLEKNPGLPVIVLSAQNTFTTALRATEQGAFDYLPKPFDLGELTRAVSDALAARAASGATLPDGEDAEDLPLIGRSPPMQEVYRTIARVVANDLTVLVLGESGTGKELVARAIHDFGPRSSAPFVAINMAAIPRELIESELFGHERGAFTGAQARSAGRFEQAQGGTLFLDEIGDMPMEAQTRLLRVLQAGEFTTVGGTRSIRADVRIIAATHKDLPRLIADGGFREDLYYRLNVVPIRLPSLRQRGDDIGELARFFLDRAAADGLPRKMLDPGAVARLAQHGWPGNVRELENLMRRLAVLSREDVISATMVEQQLQHPVSVEALPLTATGSGGLADAVEQHLARYFATFGRDLPPDGLYDRILAEVERPLLELSMAAAKGNQLRAARLLGINRNTLRKKLTDLQIDAGAAKRSD from the coding sequence ATGACCGGCGGCGCGGGCAGGGTTCTGGTCGTCGACGATGACGGCGCGATCCGCACGGTGGTGCGCGAGGCGCTGCGCCGCGCGGGCCATATCGTCGAGACGGCCGCCTCGGTCGCTGAGCAGCGCCGCCTGTTCGCCAGCTTCGATCCGCAGGTGCTGGTCACCGACGTGATGCTGCCGGACGGCAACGGTCTCGATATCATTCCCGAGATGCTCGAGAAGAATCCCGGCCTGCCGGTGATCGTCCTGTCGGCGCAGAACACCTTCACCACCGCGCTGCGCGCAACCGAGCAGGGCGCGTTCGACTATCTTCCCAAGCCGTTCGATCTCGGCGAGCTGACCCGTGCGGTTTCCGATGCGCTTGCCGCCCGTGCGGCTTCGGGCGCCACGCTTCCCGATGGCGAGGATGCCGAGGACCTGCCGCTGATCGGTCGCTCGCCGCCGATGCAGGAGGTCTATCGCACGATCGCCCGCGTCGTCGCCAACGACCTCACCGTGCTGGTGCTGGGGGAGTCGGGCACCGGCAAGGAACTGGTGGCGCGGGCGATCCACGATTTCGGGCCGCGTTCCTCGGCACCGTTCGTCGCGATCAACATGGCGGCGATCCCGCGCGAACTGATCGAATCCGAGCTGTTCGGCCATGAGCGCGGCGCCTTTACCGGCGCGCAGGCGCGTTCGGCCGGCCGCTTCGAGCAGGCGCAGGGCGGCACGCTGTTCCTCGACGAGATCGGCGATATGCCGATGGAGGCGCAGACCCGGCTGCTGCGCGTGCTCCAGGCCGGCGAGTTCACCACGGTGGGCGGCACCCGTTCGATCCGCGCCGACGTCCGCATCATCGCCGCGACCCACAAGGACCTTCCCCGGCTGATCGCCGACGGTGGCTTCCGCGAAGACCTTTATTACAGGCTCAACGTCGTGCCGATCCGCTTGCCGTCGCTGCGCCAGCGCGGCGACGATATCGGCGAGCTGGCGCGCTTCTTCCTCGATCGCGCCGCCGCCGACGGCCTGCCGCGCAAGATGCTGGATCCCGGCGCGGTGGCGCGGCTCGCCCAGCATGGCTGGCCCGGCAATGTCCGCGAGCTGGAGAATCTGATGCGGCGCCTGGCGGTGCTGAGTCGTGAGGACGTCATCAGCGCGACGATGGTCGAGCAGCAGCTCCAGCATCCGGTGTCGGTCGAGGCGCTGCCCCTCACGGCTACCGGCAGCGGCGGGCTCGCCGATGCGGTCGAGCAGCATCTCGCCCGCTATTTTGCTACCTTCGGCCGCGATCTGCCGCCCGACGGTCTCTACGATCGAATTCTCGCCGAGGTTGAACGGCCGTTGCTCGAACTGAGCATGGCTGCGGCGAAGGGCAACCAGCTGCGCGCCGCGCGCCTGCTCGGGATCAACCGGAACACGCTGCGCAAGAAGCTGACCGACTTGCAGATCGACGCAGGCGCTGCCAAGCGCTCGGATTAG
- a CDS encoding two-component system sensor histidine kinase NtrB → MALPGGSLIRFARRGAAPDRALEAPSPAEIMAAMATAVLVIDPDGQVVEINAACESLFNLSRAQIVGRGVLDAIGHPLDTMPSDAPFAAYDIDIVLPGHRRMRVDLMVAPLPDRLGWRAVSIHGHARSAIGARSVDREGGTRTAVAAAAMLAHEVKNPLSAVRGAAQLLETTCDAESRDLTRLIREEVDRVAALIDRMQGFTDTRPIEMTPQNIHAILGHAREVALKGFARGRTIREIYDPSLPAVLGHRDSLIQILINLLKNAAEAMGDAPGAITLTTAYRHGVSMRRADGNARQPLPIELCVIDEGPGASPEIEGHLFDPFVTTKRTGSGLGLALVEKLVSDQGGIIEYAREGSPAKTVFRLLLPRARVTA, encoded by the coding sequence ATGGCTCTCCCGGGCGGCAGCCTGATCCGCTTCGCCCGGCGCGGCGCGGCGCCCGACCGGGCGCTCGAAGCCCCGTCTCCGGCGGAGATCATGGCGGCGATGGCGACCGCCGTGCTGGTGATCGATCCCGACGGCCAAGTGGTGGAGATCAACGCCGCCTGCGAGTCGCTGTTCAACCTCAGCCGTGCCCAGATCGTCGGAAGGGGCGTGCTCGATGCCATCGGTCATCCGCTCGATACGATGCCCAGCGACGCGCCCTTCGCCGCCTATGACATCGACATCGTCCTGCCGGGGCATCGCCGCATGCGGGTCGACCTGATGGTGGCGCCGCTGCCGGACCGGCTGGGCTGGCGCGCGGTTTCGATCCACGGCCATGCCCGCAGCGCGATCGGCGCCCGCTCGGTGGATCGCGAGGGCGGCACACGTACCGCCGTCGCCGCGGCGGCGATGCTGGCGCACGAGGTGAAGAACCCGCTTTCGGCGGTGCGCGGCGCGGCGCAGCTGCTGGAGACGACCTGCGACGCGGAATCGCGGGACCTGACCCGGCTGATCCGCGAGGAGGTCGATCGTGTCGCCGCGCTGATCGACCGGATGCAGGGCTTCACCGATACGCGCCCGATCGAGATGACCCCGCAGAACATCCACGCCATATTGGGTCATGCGCGGGAAGTGGCGCTGAAGGGCTTCGCGCGAGGCCGCACGATCCGGGAGATCTATGATCCGTCGCTGCCGGCGGTGCTGGGCCATCGCGATTCGCTGATCCAGATCCTGATCAACCTGCTCAAGAATGCCGCCGAGGCGATGGGCGATGCTCCTGGGGCCATCACGTTGACGACCGCCTATCGCCATGGCGTCTCGATGCGCCGCGCCGACGGCAATGCCCGTCAGCCCTTGCCGATCGAGCTGTGCGTGATCGACGAGGGACCGGGCGCCTCTCCAGAAATCGAGGGCCATTTGTTCGATCCGTTCGTCACCACCAAGCGTACCGGATCGGGCCTGGGCTTGGCCCTGGTCGAGAAGCTGGTCTCGGACCAGGGGGGGATCATCGAATATGCACGCGAGGGAAGCCCGGCGAAGACGGTGTTCCGCCTGTTGCTCCCGCGTGCGCGGGTGACGGCATGA
- the dusB gene encoding tRNA dihydrouridine synthase DusB — MTPTLRPIHIGPVRIDSPVILAPMTGVSDLPFRKAVRGFGSGLNVTEMIASQAAIRETRQSLQKALWDPAEEPVSMQLVGCTPKEMGEAAKLSQDKGAAIIDINMGCPVRKVVNGDAGSALMRQPDLAVEIVKATVAAVEVPVTLKMRMGWDHDSLNAPELARIAEDVGVKMITVHGRTRCQMYKGSADWAFVRRVKEAVTIPVIVNGDICSIDDAVTALDQSGADGVMIGRGAYGRPWLLSQVMHYFATGERRPDPSNEEQYHLILAHYHAMLELYGKEVGVNMARKHIGWYTKGLPGSAEFRNKVNQEPDAATVIAMLGEFYAPWLSRAAA, encoded by the coding sequence ATGACACCGACGCTGCGTCCCATCCACATCGGTCCCGTGCGGATCGACAGCCCCGTGATTCTCGCGCCGATGACCGGCGTGAGCGATCTGCCGTTCCGCAAGGCGGTGCGCGGTTTCGGATCGGGGCTCAACGTCACCGAGATGATCGCCAGCCAGGCCGCGATTCGCGAGACCCGCCAGTCGCTCCAGAAGGCGCTTTGGGACCCGGCCGAGGAGCCGGTGTCGATGCAACTGGTCGGCTGCACCCCCAAGGAGATGGGCGAGGCGGCGAAACTGAGCCAGGACAAGGGCGCCGCGATCATCGACATCAACATGGGCTGCCCGGTCCGCAAGGTCGTCAACGGCGATGCGGGGTCGGCGCTGATGCGGCAGCCCGATCTGGCGGTCGAGATCGTCAAGGCGACGGTCGCGGCGGTCGAGGTGCCCGTCACGCTGAAGATGCGGATGGGCTGGGACCATGACAGCCTGAACGCGCCCGAACTGGCGCGGATCGCCGAGGATGTCGGCGTGAAGATGATCACCGTTCACGGCCGCACCCGCTGCCAGATGTACAAGGGCTCGGCCGACTGGGCGTTCGTGCGCAGGGTGAAGGAAGCCGTGACGATCCCGGTGATCGTCAATGGCGACATCTGCTCGATCGATGACGCGGTGACCGCGCTGGACCAGTCGGGCGCGGATGGCGTGATGATCGGGCGCGGCGCCTATGGGCGGCCGTGGCTGCTCAGCCAGGTGATGCATTATTTCGCGACCGGCGAGCGCCGGCCCGATCCGAGCAATGAGGAACAATATCATCTGATCCTGGCGCATTACCATGCGATGCTCGAACTTTACGGGAAAGAGGTCGGCGTCAACATGGCGCGCAAGCATATCGGCTGGTACACCAAGGGCCTGCCCGGTTCGGCCGAGTTCCGCAACAAGGTGAACCAGGAGCCCGATGCCGCGACGGTGATCGCGATGCTCGGCGAATTCTACGCACCATGGCTCTCCCGGGCGGCAGCCTGA
- a CDS encoding bifunctional 2-C-methyl-D-erythritol 4-phosphate cytidylyltransferase/2-C-methyl-D-erythritol 2,4-cyclodiphosphate synthase, with the protein MTGTPKIAALIVAAGQGARSGEGVPKQYRPVGGKAVIAHTVDALAAFPAIDVVQVVIGEGQDALYAKAIDGRALPPPVRGGATRRDSVIAGLEAIEADIVLIHDAARPFLSAAVIGRLLAALDGSDGAVPALAVADTLARGDGLLGDTVSRDGLHRIQTPQVFRRDAILGAHRIWNEGREATDDAQVARAAGLSVAIVEGDSALDKLTFPVDFEAAEDRMLISRTAQGFDVHGFTSGDAVQLGGVRIAHDRALAGHSDADVALHALTDALLGTIAAGDIGSHFPPSDARWKGADSEIFLAHARDLVRAAGGVIDHVDVTIICEAPKIGPHRDAIRDRIAALLGIRAGQVSVKATTTERLGFTGRREGIAAQAIATVRAPLIQQCRTSA; encoded by the coding sequence ATGACGGGGACGCCGAAGATTGCCGCGCTGATCGTCGCCGCCGGACAGGGTGCGCGCAGCGGCGAGGGCGTGCCCAAGCAATATCGCCCGGTCGGCGGCAAGGCCGTCATCGCCCATACCGTCGACGCGCTGGCGGCCTTTCCGGCGATCGATGTGGTGCAGGTGGTGATCGGCGAAGGCCAGGACGCCCTCTACGCCAAAGCGATCGATGGCCGCGCCCTGCCCCCGCCCGTCAGGGGCGGTGCGACCCGCCGGGACTCGGTCATCGCCGGGCTGGAGGCGATCGAGGCCGACATCGTGCTGATCCACGACGCCGCCCGCCCCTTCCTGTCGGCGGCGGTCATCGGCCGCCTGCTCGCCGCGCTCGACGGCAGCGATGGCGCCGTCCCCGCGCTGGCCGTCGCCGATACGCTGGCGCGCGGCGATGGGCTGCTCGGGGATACCGTGTCGCGGGACGGCCTCCATCGCATCCAGACCCCACAGGTCTTCAGGCGCGACGCGATCCTCGGCGCACACCGCATCTGGAACGAGGGGCGTGAGGCAACCGACGACGCCCAGGTGGCGCGCGCCGCCGGCCTGTCGGTTGCGATCGTGGAGGGGGACAGCGCGCTCGACAAGCTCACCTTTCCCGTCGATTTCGAGGCGGCAGAGGACCGCATGCTGATCAGCCGCACCGCGCAGGGGTTCGACGTCCACGGCTTCACCAGCGGCGATGCCGTGCAGCTCGGCGGGGTCCGCATCGCGCATGATCGCGCCCTGGCGGGCCACAGCGACGCCGATGTCGCGCTGCACGCGCTGACCGATGCACTGCTCGGCACGATCGCCGCCGGCGACATCGGTAGCCATTTCCCGCCGAGCGACGCCCGCTGGAAAGGGGCCGATTCGGAAATCTTCCTGGCCCATGCCCGCGATCTGGTGCGCGCAGCCGGCGGGGTCATCGATCATGTCGATGTGACGATCATCTGCGAGGCGCCCAAGATCGGCCCGCATCGCGACGCGATCCGCGACCGGATCGCCGCGCTGCTGGGGATCCGGGCCGGGCAGGTCAGCGTCAAGGCCACCACCACCGAACGGCTCGGCTTTACCGGCCGGCGTGAGGGAATCGCCGCCCAGGCGATTGCCACCGTGCGCGCCCCTCTTATCCAGCAGTGCAGGACATCAGCGTGA
- a CDS encoding CinA family protein: protein MTEHKDTLLPAELVEAARRVIDANRAAGRKIAVAESCTAGLVSAALTEIPGSSDVFGQGFVTYSNEAKVSMIGVSVEMIETFGAVSIAVAWSMARGALDKSGADVAVSITGVAGPGGGSEKKPVGTVVFGRAEKGADPEDIVADKRHFGDLGRGGVRLQAALCALELLMPGATLAEEP from the coding sequence GTGACCGAGCATAAAGACACCCTCCTGCCCGCCGAACTGGTCGAGGCCGCCCGCCGGGTAATCGACGCGAACCGCGCCGCCGGCCGCAAGATCGCGGTCGCCGAGAGCTGCACCGCCGGCCTCGTCTCCGCCGCGCTCACGGAAATCCCGGGATCGTCGGACGTGTTCGGGCAGGGTTTCGTCACCTATTCGAACGAGGCCAAGGTCTCGATGATCGGTGTTTCGGTGGAGATGATCGAAACCTTCGGCGCGGTGTCGATCGCGGTCGCCTGGTCGATGGCACGGGGCGCGCTGGACAAGAGCGGCGCCGATGTCGCGGTGTCGATCACCGGAGTCGCGGGGCCCGGCGGCGGCAGCGAGAAGAAGCCGGTGGGAACCGTTGTGTTCGGCCGCGCCGAAAAGGGCGCCGATCCCGAGGATATCGTCGCCGACAAGCGCCATTTCGGCGATCTCGGCCGAGGCGGCGTCCGCCTTCAGGCGGCGCTGTGCGCGCTCGAACTGCTGATGCCGGGCGCGACGCTGGCCGAGGAACCGTAA
- a CDS encoding type II toxin-antitoxin system RatA family toxin has product MPRHHEVRTLPYSPEQMYDLVADVARYGEFLPWVSAVRIRSDGPTEMVADLMVGFKALREKFTSKVTKQRPASIHVDYLDGPLKYLRNDWKFAPDGKGGTLVDFAIEFEFKSRIFEMIAGQVFDRALRMMIGAFEERAAKLYGSSASVAPGISSSSAHSAA; this is encoded by the coding sequence ATGCCCCGGCATCACGAGGTCCGGACGCTGCCCTACAGCCCCGAGCAGATGTACGATCTGGTCGCCGATGTCGCGCGCTATGGCGAGTTCCTGCCGTGGGTGTCGGCGGTGCGGATCCGTTCGGACGGGCCGACCGAGATGGTCGCGGACCTGATGGTGGGCTTCAAGGCGCTGCGCGAGAAGTTCACCTCCAAGGTGACCAAGCAGCGGCCGGCCAGCATCCATGTCGATTATCTCGACGGGCCGCTCAAATATCTCCGTAACGACTGGAAATTCGCGCCCGACGGCAAGGGCGGCACGCTGGTCGACTTCGCGATCGAGTTCGAGTTCAAGTCGCGCATCTTCGAGATGATCGCGGGCCAGGTGTTCGACCGGGCGCTCAGGATGATGATCGGCGCTTTCGAGGAGCGCGCGGCGAAGCTTTACGGTTCCTCGGCCAGCGTCGCGCCCGGCATCAGCAGTTCGAGCGCGCACAGCGCCGCCTGA
- the lipA gene encoding lipoyl synthase has protein sequence MSEALPTPAAPKQRKPDWIRVKAPMGQAFSDTKALMRRLNLATVCEEAACPNIGECWTKKHATVMILGDTCTRACAFCNVKTGMPRAVDPMEPQHTADAAAELGLEHIVITSVDRDDLPDGGAKQFVKVIEALRRTTPKTTIEILTPDFRNKADAAIEMIVAARPDVYNHNLETVPRLYPTIRPGARYYASLRLLETVKRLDPTIFTKSGLMVGLGEERMEVHQVMDDMRSADIDFLTMGQYLQPTPKHAKVMDFVAPKTFEAYAAIARAKGFLLVAATPLTRSSYHAGDDFVKLRDARNAELARKAAITGA, from the coding sequence ATGAGCGAAGCATTGCCCACTCCCGCCGCCCCCAAGCAGCGCAAGCCGGACTGGATCCGGGTCAAGGCGCCGATGGGGCAGGCCTTTTCGGACACCAAGGCGCTGATGCGCCGCCTCAACCTCGCCACGGTGTGCGAGGAAGCGGCTTGCCCGAATATCGGCGAGTGCTGGACGAAGAAGCACGCGACGGTGATGATCCTGGGCGACACCTGCACCCGGGCCTGCGCCTTCTGCAACGTCAAGACCGGCATGCCGCGCGCGGTCGATCCGATGGAGCCGCAGCACACCGCCGATGCGGCCGCCGAGCTGGGTCTGGAGCATATCGTCATCACCTCGGTCGATCGCGACGACCTGCCCGATGGGGGGGCGAAGCAGTTCGTCAAGGTGATCGAGGCGCTACGCCGGACGACGCCCAAGACCACGATCGAGATACTCACCCCGGATTTCCGCAACAAGGCCGATGCCGCGATCGAGATGATCGTCGCGGCCCGCCCGGACGTCTACAACCATAATCTCGAGACGGTGCCGCGCCTCTATCCGACGATCCGGCCCGGCGCGCGCTATTATGCGTCCCTGCGCCTGCTGGAGACGGTCAAGCGGCTTGATCCGACGATCTTCACCAAGTCCGGCCTCATGGTCGGTCTGGGCGAGGAGCGGATGGAGGTCCACCAGGTGATGGACGACATGCGCTCGGCCGACATCGATTTCCTGACGATGGGCCAATATCTCCAGCCGACGCCGAAGCACGCCAAGGTGATGGATTTCGTCGCACCCAAGACCTTCGAGGCCTATGCCGCGATCGCCCGGGCCAAGGGCTTCCTGCTGGTCGCGGCGACCCCGCTGACCCGCTCGAGCTACCATGCCGGCGACGATTTCGTGAAGCTGCGCGATGCGCGGAACGCCGAGCTGGCGCGCAAGGCGGCGATTACCGGAGCCTGA
- a CDS encoding carbonic anhydrase translates to MTDFSGLVDGYRRFKANGWTQQRERWSKLATGQNPQLMVIACSDSRVDPTIIFDTSPGEIFMVRNVANMVPPFETSPGHHGVSAALEFAVTQLEVPEIVVLGHQSCGGCAAALTRRFEGAPVGQGGFIDDWMSLLDDARDRVIEEHGQGEAAVRALEWEAVKVSIANLRTFPCVPVREKAGKLRIHGAYFAVADGILHLLDEATGQFAPA, encoded by the coding sequence ATGACTGATTTCTCAGGACTCGTAGACGGCTATCGGCGCTTCAAGGCCAATGGCTGGACCCAGCAGCGCGAACGCTGGAGCAAATTGGCCACCGGCCAGAACCCGCAGCTGATGGTGATCGCCTGTTCGGACAGCCGCGTCGATCCCACCATCATCTTCGATACCTCGCCGGGCGAGATCTTCATGGTGCGCAACGTCGCCAACATGGTGCCGCCGTTCGAGACATCGCCCGGCCACCATGGCGTGTCGGCCGCGCTGGAGTTCGCGGTCACCCAGCTTGAGGTTCCCGAGATCGTCGTGCTCGGCCACCAGAGCTGCGGCGGCTGCGCGGCGGCGCTCACCCGCCGCTTCGAAGGCGCGCCGGTCGGCCAGGGCGGCTTCATCGACGACTGGATGTCGCTGCTCGACGACGCCCGCGACCGGGTGATCGAGGAGCATGGCCAGGGCGAGGCGGCGGTCCGCGCGCTGGAATGGGAGGCGGTCAAGGTCTCGATCGCGAACCTGCGGACCTTCCCCTGCGTGCCGGTGCGGGAAAAGGCCGGCAAGCTGCGCATCCACGGCGCCTATTTCGCCGTCGCCGACGGAATCCTGCACCTGCTGGACGAGGCAACCGGCCAGTTCGCGCCGGCGTGA
- the ettA gene encoding energy-dependent translational throttle protein EttA has protein sequence MAVQYSFVMKGLTKTFPGANKPLFNNIHLQFLPGTKIAIIGVNGAGKSTLMKVMAGMDTEYSGEAWAAEGVSVGYLPQEPQLNPKKTVKENVMDGVREVADMIDRFNAISAEMGDPKDDTDFDALMEEMGVLQEKIDAADGWTLDNQLEIAMEALRCPPGDWSVDGLSGGEKRRVALCRLLLEKPDILLLDEPTNHLDAESVAWLEQHLIDYPGNVILVTHDRYFLDNVVGWVLELDRGRGIPFEGNYSAWLEAKGKRMEQEEREDAGRQKAIKEELEWIRQSPKARQTKSKARIRAFDELVEKQNNRAPGKAQIVIQTPERLGGKVIQAQGLTKSYGEKKLFEGLDFTLPPGGIVGVIGPNGAGKTTLFRLITGQETPDAGSIDIGPTVKLGFVDQSRDALDPNKNVWEEVSEGHDIMTVGKFEMSTRAYVGAFNFKGADQQKKVGQLSGGERNRVHMAKMLRKGGNVLLLDEPTNDLDVETLRALEDALENFAGCAVVISHDRFFLDRLATHILAFEGDGHVEWFEGNFESYEEDKRRRLGDAADRPGAGAYKKLTR, from the coding sequence ATGGCCGTGCAATACAGCTTTGTGATGAAGGGTCTCACCAAGACCTTCCCCGGCGCCAACAAGCCGCTGTTCAACAATATCCACCTGCAGTTCCTGCCGGGCACGAAGATTGCGATCATCGGCGTCAACGGTGCCGGCAAGTCGACCCTGATGAAGGTCATGGCCGGCATGGACACCGAATATTCCGGTGAGGCCTGGGCCGCCGAAGGCGTGTCGGTGGGCTATCTGCCGCAGGAGCCCCAGCTCAACCCGAAGAAGACCGTCAAGGAAAACGTCATGGACGGCGTCCGCGAGGTGGCCGACATGATCGATCGCTTCAACGCGATTTCGGCGGAGATGGGCGATCCCAAGGACGATACCGACTTCGACGCGCTGATGGAGGAGATGGGCGTCCTCCAGGAGAAGATCGACGCGGCCGACGGCTGGACGCTCGACAACCAGCTCGAAATCGCGATGGAGGCGCTGCGCTGCCCGCCCGGCGACTGGTCCGTGGACGGCCTTTCGGGCGGTGAGAAGCGCCGCGTCGCGCTGTGCCGCCTGCTCCTCGAGAAGCCCGACATCCTGCTGCTCGACGAGCCGACCAACCACCTCGATGCCGAAAGCGTTGCCTGGCTGGAGCAGCATCTGATCGATTATCCGGGCAACGTCATCCTCGTCACCCACGATCGCTACTTCCTCGACAATGTCGTCGGCTGGGTGCTGGAGCTCGATCGCGGCCGCGGCATCCCGTTCGAGGGCAACTATTCCGCCTGGCTCGAAGCCAAGGGCAAGCGGATGGAGCAGGAGGAACGCGAGGACGCGGGCCGCCAGAAGGCGATCAAGGAAGAGCTGGAGTGGATCCGGCAGAGCCCCAAGGCCCGCCAGACCAAGTCGAAGGCGCGTATCCGCGCGTTCGACGAACTGGTCGAGAAGCAGAACAACCGCGCGCCGGGCAAGGCCCAGATCGTCATCCAGACCCCCGAGCGTCTCGGCGGCAAGGTGATCCAGGCGCAGGGGCTGACCAAGTCCTATGGCGAAAAGAAGCTGTTCGAAGGGCTTGATTTCACGCTGCCCCCCGGCGGCATCGTCGGCGTGATCGGCCCCAACGGCGCGGGCAAGACCACGCTGTTCCGGCTCATCACCGGCCAGGAGACCCCCGACGCCGGCTCGATCGACATCGGCCCGACCGTCAAGCTGGGCTTCGTCGACCAGAGCCGTGACGCGCTCGATCCCAACAAGAATGTCTGGGAGGAGGTGTCCGAGGGTCATGACATCATGACCGTCGGCAAATTCGAGATGTCGACCCGCGCCTATGTCGGCGCGTTCAACTTCAAGGGCGCCGACCAGCAGAAGAAGGTCGGCCAGCTCTCGGGCGGCGAACGCAACCGCGTCCACATGGCGAAGATGCTCCGCAAGGGCGGCAACGTCCTGCTGCTCGACGAGCCGACCAACGACCTCGACGTCGAGACGCTGCGGGCGCTTGAGGATGCTCTCGAGAATTTCGCGGGTTGCGCCGTGGTGATCAGCCACGACCGCTTCTTCCTCGATCGCCTCGCCACCCACATCCTCGCTTTCGAGGGAGACGGCCATGTCGAGTGGTTCGAAGGCAATTTCGAGAGCTATGAGGAAGACAAGCGCCGCCGCCTCGGCGACGCGGCCGACCGTCCGGGGGCCGGTGCCTACAAGAAGCTGACGCGCTGA
- a CDS encoding M28 family peptidase, protein MKKFLTLAFAATTALSSPLLAQAAPPESARLRDAALTDDLAWEITEGLTTEIGPRKAGSDAEARARDWAVAKLKALGFANVRVETFEVPYWERGDASAEIVAPFPQPLTLAALGNSGGTGPKGLKAELVGFDSLAALEAADPASIKGKIVFVTHRMAAAQDGSHYGPVGQIRRIGPSIASQKGAAAILIRSIGTDEHRNPHTGSQDWKDGAAPIPALALANPDADQLERVLKRGQPVTIALRVTAKMAGKRTSGNVIAEVPGRDPSLPIVLVGGHLDSWDQGTGAIDDAAGVAITTAAAKRIMDAGQPLRTIRVVWFGSEEIGLFGGVDYREKHKEEKHHFLAESDFGADRIWRFQTSVADAALPAMKPIAAALAPLGIVQGGKNGDASGSDISEIQKLGIPVLALSQDGTRYFDLHHTPDDTLDKVDPAQLRQNVAAWTAMLAVAANDSTDYGPVPPRK, encoded by the coding sequence ATGAAGAAATTTCTGACGCTGGCCTTCGCCGCCACCACCGCCCTTTCCTCCCCCCTCCTCGCCCAGGCCGCTCCGCCAGAAAGCGCCCGGCTTCGCGACGCCGCGCTGACCGACGACCTCGCCTGGGAGATCACCGAAGGCCTGACCACCGAGATCGGCCCCCGCAAGGCCGGCAGCGACGCCGAGGCGCGCGCCCGCGACTGGGCGGTGGCGAAGCTCAAGGCGCTCGGCTTCGCCAATGTCCGGGTCGAGACGTTCGAGGTGCCCTATTGGGAGCGCGGCGACGCCTCCGCCGAGATCGTCGCCCCCTTCCCCCAGCCGCTCACCCTCGCCGCGCTCGGCAACAGCGGCGGCACCGGCCCCAAGGGCCTGAAGGCCGAACTGGTCGGTTTCGACAGCCTGGCCGCGCTGGAGGCCGCCGATCCGGCGAGCATCAAGGGCAAGATCGTCTTCGTGACCCACCGCATGGCGGCGGCGCAGGACGGATCGCATTACGGCCCGGTCGGCCAGATCCGGCGCATCGGCCCCTCGATCGCCTCCCAGAAAGGCGCGGCGGCGATCCTGATCCGCTCGATCGGCACCGACGAGCATCGCAATCCGCACACCGGCAGCCAGGACTGGAAGGACGGCGCCGCGCCGATCCCGGCGCTGGCGCTGGCCAATCCCGATGCCGACCAGCTGGAACGTGTCCTGAAGCGCGGCCAGCCGGTGACGATCGCGCTCCGCGTGACCGCGAAGATGGCCGGCAAGCGGACCTCGGGCAACGTGATCGCCGAGGTGCCGGGCCGTGACCCGTCGTTGCCGATCGTGCTGGTCGGGGGGCATCTCGACAGCTGGGACCAGGGGACGGGCGCGATCGACGATGCCGCCGGCGTCGCGATCACCACCGCCGCCGCAAAACGGATCATGGACGCCGGCCAGCCGCTGCGCACGATCCGCGTCGTCTGGTTCGGATCGGAGGAGATCGGCCTGTTCGGCGGGGTCGACTATCGCGAGAAGCACAAGGAGGAGAAGCACCATTTCCTGGCCGAATCCGACTTCGGCGCGGACCGTATCTGGCGCTTCCAGACCTCGGTGGCGGACGCCGCCCTGCCGGCGATGAAGCCGATCGCGGCTGCGCTGGCCCCGCTGGGCATCGTCCAGGGCGGCAAGAATGGCGACGCCAGCGGATCGGACATCTCGGAAATCCAGAAGCTGGGCATCCCGGTGCTGGCGCTCAGCCAGGACGGGACCCGCTATTTCGATCTTCACCACACGCCTGACGACACCCTCGACAAGGTCGATCCGGCACAGCTTCGCCAGAATGTCGCCGCGTGGACGGCGATGCTGGCGGTCGCGGCGAACGACTCGACCGATTACGGGCCGGTGCCGCCGAGGAAATAG